In Spirosoma aureum, a single genomic region encodes these proteins:
- a CDS encoding S49 family peptidase, with product MNRNFRTFSALLRTDWCIDPQYANDHLEVVNSFLTGTFSPKLFFGDEEEEDEKPLAYAVSLMAGSSGQTPSLSRHDLDDPDMPENSILVVPISGPIFKEGFCGSAGALDYAQAINEAYANPKIIGTIQLVDSPGGQLSGTPTLYDAIRNPAKPSITLIYDGMMASAALWLSVGSNKIYASQPTDQVGSAGVFVTLRDNSEAMAKAGYKTIYIYSDLSPEKNKPYREALAGNTKPMREDLNQAASHFHTAVKTGRGDRLKPIEKDGPNLFEGGMFYADEAIELGLIDGYATLEQAVAEIVELHTKRTHSAPGGRYGATEIPVLQGTTLDSTAPTDAPEAPTTGAITAEELTAPEATQPQSNQIPTDMSLFGNKHKVLSSLAGVEASEISDDQLNAVNAELDSLNIKGVRIISTTYLEQADASVAELATANTTIATITQERDNARAEAEKFGNQPGHLGSKSGKVAEATVPTAGEKLISEVDQELIDRESKIKRHD from the coding sequence ATGAATCGCAACTTTCGGACCTTCTCGGCCCTGCTTCGAACGGATTGGTGTATCGATCCCCAGTATGCCAATGATCATCTGGAGGTCGTCAACAGTTTCCTGACCGGCACTTTTTCGCCCAAACTGTTTTTTGGCGATGAGGAAGAGGAGGACGAAAAACCCCTGGCCTATGCCGTCTCCCTGATGGCAGGTTCCAGCGGCCAAACGCCTTCGCTGAGCCGCCATGACCTGGACGATCCGGATATGCCGGAAAACTCCATTCTGGTGGTACCCATCTCGGGGCCCATCTTCAAAGAAGGGTTTTGTGGTTCGGCTGGTGCCCTCGATTATGCGCAGGCTATCAATGAAGCCTACGCCAATCCCAAAATCATTGGCACCATCCAGCTGGTCGATTCGCCCGGTGGCCAGCTCTCGGGAACACCCACCCTCTACGATGCCATTCGGAATCCCGCTAAGCCCAGCATCACCCTGATTTATGATGGCATGATGGCCTCAGCGGCGCTGTGGCTCTCGGTTGGGTCCAACAAGATCTATGCTTCCCAGCCAACGGATCAGGTTGGTTCGGCGGGTGTTTTTGTCACCCTGCGCGATAACTCGGAAGCGATGGCGAAAGCGGGCTACAAAACGATCTACATCTACTCGGATCTGTCGCCCGAAAAGAACAAACCCTACCGGGAAGCCTTAGCGGGCAACACCAAGCCGATGCGGGAAGATCTCAACCAGGCTGCCAGCCATTTCCACACGGCCGTCAAAACGGGTCGTGGTGATCGGCTCAAGCCAATTGAGAAAGATGGCCCAAACCTGTTCGAGGGGGGCATGTTCTACGCCGATGAGGCCATCGAGCTGGGCCTTATCGATGGTTACGCTACGCTGGAGCAGGCAGTTGCCGAGATTGTCGAACTGCACACAAAGCGCACACATTCGGCTCCTGGCGGTCGCTATGGAGCGACTGAAATCCCTGTTTTACAGGGCACTACCCTTGATTCAACCGCGCCCACAGATGCGCCCGAGGCACCCACAACCGGTGCCATAACCGCCGAAGAGCTTACTGCTCCAGAAGCTACCCAACCCCAATCCAATCAAATCCCTACTGACATGTCTCTGTTTGGTAACAAACACAAGGTGCTCTCGAGCCTGGCTGGCGTCGAAGCTTCCGAAATCTCGGACGATCAGCTCAACGCAGTCAATGCCGAGCTGGATTCGCTCAACATCAAAGGTGTGCGCATCATCAGCACGACCTACCTCGAACAGGCGGACGCTTCGGTGGCCGAGCTGGCGACAGCCAACACAACGATCGCCACCATCACCCAGGAGCGGGATAATGCCCGCGCTGAAGCCGAGAAGTTCGGCAATCAGCCTGGTCATCTAGGCTCCAAGTCAGGCAAAGTAGCGGAAGCAACAGTGCCGACAGCGGGCGAGAAACTGATCTCCGAAGTCGATCAGGAGTTAATCGATCGCGAGAGTAAAATCAAGCGGCACGACTAA
- a CDS encoding KH domain-containing protein: MLACPDATNASFWIWALCQGRKAHQFKGWQRPEHRRIEQNQPDDGLLIDRAGRIMAPPEMTARLGLGINQFHVTRLEYLLNYDELELFSDWVDFMIRNEFILHCQQSAGLIMHRIREFLDTYDFDETDMSEAMMKQTYLRYRKGRSAFVADAQLASQVQFRPVPIAA; this comes from the coding sequence ATGCTTGCCTGCCCGGATGCTACCAACGCCAGTTTCTGGATCTGGGCCTTATGCCAGGGCCGCAAAGCCCACCAGTTTAAGGGCTGGCAACGCCCTGAGCACCGGCGCATTGAGCAGAACCAACCTGATGACGGGCTGCTCATCGACCGGGCGGGCCGAATCATGGCTCCTCCGGAGATGACAGCCCGTCTGGGGCTGGGCATCAATCAGTTTCACGTCACCCGGCTGGAGTATCTACTGAATTACGACGAACTGGAGCTCTTTTCCGACTGGGTGGATTTTATGATCCGCAACGAGTTCATTCTTCACTGCCAGCAAAGCGCCGGGCTGATCATGCACCGGATCCGTGAGTTTCTGGATACCTACGATTTTGACGAGACCGACATGAGCGAGGCCATGATGAAGCAGACCTACCTGCGGTACCGAAAAGGCAGAAGCGCATTTGTCGCCGATGCCCAGCTGGCCAGTCAGGTTCAGTTCCGGCCGGTGCCCATCGCAGCCTAG
- a CDS encoding DUF6712 family protein, with product MKFFSGQVEEFRQVVPVTINFTLDDVSPFLSRTAESVLLRFLGQTLADQLASLVNANLDEQTDRVLIRALKLTRLAVGNIGFAEYLPFGEVQIEDGAITVAASEGRKPAFQYQTDRLEEKLLQTGYQALDDLITLVAANSVLFPGWSEAPYKDEYDSSFFKSPVEFSKSYGIQDRWLTFWALRPALRSVEENYGEAAQARIDALPNTVTDAQKAQLGRLLRRALAYQTILEALPGLAIDIDGAKLKVNYGSQFGNTQYYQAPSRDDLNWLQQNLEKQTALFWSTFESTLSAALPPVSETATATGPQSEGSFFLL from the coding sequence ATGAAATTTTTCTCAGGACAGGTCGAAGAGTTTCGCCAGGTGGTGCCCGTCACGATCAATTTTACCCTGGACGATGTAAGCCCCTTTTTAAGCCGGACGGCGGAGAGTGTGCTGCTGCGCTTTTTAGGCCAGACGCTGGCCGATCAGCTGGCCAGCCTGGTCAATGCGAACCTCGACGAGCAGACGGACCGGGTACTGATTCGGGCGCTGAAGCTGACCCGGCTGGCGGTGGGCAACATAGGCTTTGCAGAGTATCTGCCCTTTGGCGAGGTGCAGATCGAAGACGGAGCTATCACGGTGGCCGCTTCCGAGGGACGCAAGCCCGCCTTTCAATACCAGACCGACCGGCTCGAAGAAAAGCTGCTCCAGACCGGCTACCAGGCGCTGGACGATCTGATCACGCTCGTAGCCGCCAATTCGGTTTTGTTTCCGGGCTGGAGTGAAGCTCCCTACAAGGATGAATACGACAGCTCCTTTTTTAAGAGCCCTGTTGAGTTCTCCAAATCCTACGGTATTCAGGACCGCTGGCTGACGTTTTGGGCGCTCCGGCCGGCGCTTCGCTCGGTCGAGGAAAATTACGGCGAAGCCGCCCAGGCTCGCATCGATGCGCTGCCAAACACCGTAACGGACGCTCAGAAAGCCCAGCTGGGCCGGCTGCTGCGCCGAGCATTGGCCTATCAGACCATTCTGGAAGCGCTGCCGGGGCTGGCCATCGACATCGATGGGGCCAAACTGAAAGTCAATTACGGCTCCCAGTTTGGCAACACGCAGTACTACCAGGCTCCGAGCCGGGACGACCTGAACTGGCTCCAGCAAAATCTGGAGAAACAGACCGCCCTGTTCTGGTCCACCTTCGAAAGCACCCTGTCTGCCGCGCTGCCGCCGGTTAGTGAAACGGCTACCGCCACCGGGCCGCAATCGGAAGGCTCGTTTTTTCTGCTCTAA
- a CDS encoding DNA adenine methylase yields MILTRPGNKRRIAAKITPHFPDHDLFIDLFFGAGGMFFNKEKSKHNIVNDFDSEVYNLFQVITTRKEELARFWEIMPVHEDLWKYWRENKESDPIRKAARFLFFSNFGFMGRMATMKFDRSNTYWLVLMRLSEVQKQLQGVQLMNCDFRDVIRRISLRDGGHKKAFIYADPPYLDTKGGTYEGFTKNDSIDLFTCLLESNCRFAISEFNHPFILQLARTNQLNVIEIGERQNMKNRRMEILITNY; encoded by the coding sequence ATGATACTGACTCGACCCGGTAACAAACGTCGCATTGCCGCCAAGATTACGCCCCATTTCCCCGACCATGACCTATTCATTGACCTATTCTTTGGCGCTGGCGGGATGTTTTTCAATAAAGAAAAGTCGAAACATAACATTGTTAACGACTTTGATTCGGAGGTCTATAACCTCTTCCAGGTCATTACAACCCGCAAAGAGGAATTAGCCCGGTTCTGGGAAATCATGCCGGTACACGAAGACCTCTGGAAATACTGGCGGGAAAACAAGGAGAGCGATCCGATCCGGAAAGCAGCCCGGTTTCTGTTCTTTTCCAATTTCGGCTTTATGGGGCGTATGGCCACCATGAAGTTTGACCGTTCCAACACCTACTGGCTGGTGCTCATGCGCCTGAGCGAAGTACAAAAACAGTTGCAGGGTGTGCAGCTGATGAACTGCGATTTTCGCGACGTCATCCGTCGGATATCGCTCCGGGACGGTGGCCACAAAAAAGCCTTCATCTACGCCGATCCACCCTACCTCGACACCAAAGGAGGCACCTATGAGGGCTTTACGAAAAACGACTCGATTGACCTGTTTACTTGTTTGCTCGAGTCCAATTGCCGCTTTGCCATCTCTGAATTCAATCACCCCTTTATTCTGCAATTAGCTCGTACCAACCAGCTCAATGTCATTGAAATCGGGGAACGACAAAATATGAAGAATCGCCGCATGGAGATTCTGATCACCAACTATTAA
- a CDS encoding phage portal family protein, whose translation MNITYFAGSSHDVAVLSHNNVAISLENDKPGRATPVGQRTTGDQPGAKPSVSTPNLALFPSFGGDIMPWGEGNDFPQRIRNLYNKDPLIPQTLGKTASMLVGKGVMAVEIDLDDNGDEIVRAVRDPEINEFIHSLHFRKYLHKTAGHVAWFFNAFPEPIVTKNRKKILYLNPLPADECRWCRMTPEGDLPYVYLNANWPNATTSDAHVKQIHALDAGRWDKADWLREQRFFNCIYPISYPTPGFRFYSLAHHHSIVESGWLDVHLAVPEFKKFLMKNQVSLKYHFKVDATYWGMTYGDAYTKGTPDAKRAIKKTWLEGMNKALTDVEKAGGSIITEMTWDKEKKVFIDHIQIEPITDAMKDGKYIEDNLEAASNILYAFGLDPVLLGFAGGANQAARSGGSDKREAYLIALQMLAPFRDMLLEPLEFVAEYNGWKARFPNLRFQFRDTILTTLDTGAGTKKTLS comes from the coding sequence ATGAACATAACCTACTTTGCCGGCAGCTCCCACGATGTAGCCGTTTTGAGCCACAATAACGTGGCCATCAGCCTGGAAAATGATAAACCCGGTCGGGCCACGCCCGTTGGCCAGCGAACTACTGGCGATCAACCGGGGGCCAAGCCCAGCGTGTCCACGCCGAATCTGGCCCTGTTTCCCAGTTTTGGGGGCGATATCATGCCCTGGGGCGAAGGCAACGATTTTCCGCAGCGCATCCGCAACCTCTACAACAAAGATCCGTTAATTCCCCAGACGCTGGGTAAAACAGCCTCCATGCTGGTGGGCAAAGGGGTGATGGCCGTCGAGATCGATCTCGACGACAACGGCGATGAGATCGTGCGGGCCGTTCGGGATCCGGAAATCAACGAGTTCATTCATTCGCTGCATTTTCGCAAATACCTCCACAAGACGGCCGGGCACGTGGCCTGGTTTTTCAATGCCTTTCCCGAGCCGATCGTTACCAAGAATCGGAAGAAAATTCTTTACCTCAACCCCCTACCGGCCGACGAATGCCGCTGGTGCCGAATGACGCCCGAGGGCGATCTGCCGTACGTCTATCTGAATGCCAACTGGCCCAATGCCACCACGTCAGATGCGCACGTCAAGCAGATTCATGCGCTCGATGCCGGGCGCTGGGATAAGGCCGACTGGCTGCGCGAGCAGCGTTTTTTCAACTGCATCTACCCGATTTCCTATCCGACGCCAGGCTTTCGGTTTTACAGCCTGGCCCATCACCACAGCATCGTCGAATCGGGCTGGCTCGATGTGCACCTGGCCGTGCCGGAGTTCAAGAAATTCCTGATGAAAAATCAGGTCTCGCTCAAGTATCACTTCAAGGTCGATGCCACTTACTGGGGCATGACCTACGGAGATGCCTACACCAAAGGGACGCCCGACGCCAAGCGGGCCATCAAAAAAACCTGGCTGGAGGGCATGAACAAGGCGCTGACCGACGTCGAAAAAGCCGGCGGCAGCATCATCACGGAGATGACCTGGGATAAAGAGAAGAAAGTCTTTATCGACCACATCCAGATTGAGCCCATCACCGACGCCATGAAGGACGGTAAGTACATCGAGGATAACCTCGAGGCAGCTTCCAACATCCTCTACGCGTTTGGGCTGGATCCGGTCCTGCTCGGCTTTGCGGGCGGAGCCAACCAGGCGGCCCGGTCGGGCGGCTCCGACAAACGGGAAGCGTATTTGATTGCGCTGCAAATGCTGGCTCCCTTCCGGGACATGCTGCTCGAGCCGCTCGAATTTGTGGCGGAATACAACGGCTGGAAAGCCCGCTTTCCCAACCTGCGCTTTCAGTTTCGTGACACCATCCTGACCACGCTCGATACGGGTGCGGGCACTAAAAAAACGCTCAGCTAA